In Labrus mixtus chromosome 13, fLabMix1.1, whole genome shotgun sequence, a single genomic region encodes these proteins:
- the LOC132987524 gene encoding uncharacterized protein KIAA2012 homolog has translation MKDLSLSLLSRGYSRFVSSNTNAGRHDGRLEVCFTPEDYFIWKSRDSLLRLSESGRLFAEAESTLPKTYSTRRGPLLLYSQDLVTVETGLQSEMRERKKKVVQRYTQEVEQQLSTLRELTAAILNYGNNQFHFSRLGPLFFPPLHVPITPDLHPLSPSPTCTTSEQPSPDLLARLNSQLGFSHVPAERNTAQLTNQPEGKKKPQNLQPEEQKFHKD, from the exons ATGAAGGActtgtctctctccctgctgaGTCGGGGTTACAGCCGATTCGTCTCGTCCAACACAAACGCCGGGAGACACGATGGACGACTGGAAGTGTGCTTCACACCTGAG GATTACTTCATCTGGAAGTCCCGGGACTCTCTCCTGCGTTTGTCCGAGAGTGGCCGTCTGTTTGCGGAGGCGGAGTCCACCCTTCCAAAGACGTACAGCACTCGCAGGGGGCCACTCCTGCTGTACTCTCAG GACTTGGTTACTGTAGAAACCGGTCTTCAATCcgagatgagagagaggaagaaaaaggttGTTCAGCGTTACACACAGGAAGTGGAACAGCAGCTGAGCACCCTGAGGGAGCTGACAGCGGCCATTTTGAACTACGGCAACAACCAG TTCCACTTCTCCAGACTTGGTCCactcttttttcctcctctccacgTCCCAATTACTCCAGACCTTCATCCTCTCAGTCCTTCACCAACCTGCACAACATCAGAGCAGCCCAGTCCAGATTTGCTAGCAAGGTTGAATTCCCAACTGGGCTTCAGTCACGttcctgcagagagaaataCTGCACAGCTGACCAATCAACCTGAAGGTAAGAAGAAACCACAGAATCTGCAGCCAGAAGAACAGAAATTCCATAAAGATTAA